In Nostoc sp. CENA543, a single genomic region encodes these proteins:
- a CDS encoding metallophosphoesterase family protein — MTSAPQLLTDPFLQLPTANSVRVVWFTEFAGQQHQINYGENLQQRVVATTTKLSRTREDQNSHIPNPPEKPVNRDIWRHEAEVTGLTPGVRVNYSVTSIREDEESISSDVFTLASKPQPNTPLKILLTSDHQLKPMTAANLQKVVETVGRVDAVLFAGDLVNIPDRASEWFDDLRGNGFFPGLQGRASYEMEFNGVKTTYTGANIIQHAPMYTCIGNHEVMGRLARTDSLDGEFNDTIPRDVAQRLYSGQSLIDHSFNTYTYEEILTLPQSREGGKKYYAVTFGDVRLVVLYITNMWRTPKLDATYNGRYKEAESNLNQPENWGYGQIIYEPIAQGSQQYNWLETELKSIDFQQAKYKIVMFHHPPHTLGDNIVPTYTDPVQIIERDAEGKIKAVRYEYPKESDYIIRDVIPLLEAAQVQLVFYGHSHLWNRFISPSGMHFLETSNVGNSYGAAWSDKKREVPFGYQEEYTAIGDPNGLEPVLPTISHLVDENGQSLPYVASNDITVFSIFETATGTISSYRFDTRKPDSEVVKFDEFKLK, encoded by the coding sequence ATGACCTCAGCACCGCAACTACTAACCGACCCCTTTTTGCAATTACCAACAGCTAATTCTGTTAGAGTAGTTTGGTTTACTGAGTTTGCAGGTCAGCAACATCAAATTAACTATGGAGAAAATTTACAGCAAAGAGTAGTTGCAACTACCACTAAACTTAGTCGCACCAGGGAAGACCAAAACTCACACATCCCCAACCCACCCGAAAAACCAGTTAATCGCGATATCTGGCGACATGAAGCAGAGGTAACTGGTTTAACTCCAGGTGTGCGGGTTAACTACAGTGTGACCAGCATTAGAGAAGATGAAGAAAGCATCAGTAGTGATGTTTTTACCCTCGCATCCAAACCCCAACCCAATACACCGTTAAAAATTCTCCTCACCTCAGACCATCAACTCAAACCCATGACCGCCGCAAATCTGCAAAAAGTGGTGGAAACTGTGGGAAGAGTAGATGCGGTTTTGTTTGCTGGTGATTTAGTTAATATTCCTGACCGTGCTTCTGAATGGTTTGATGATCTGCGAGGGAATGGGTTTTTTCCCGGCTTACAAGGTCGTGCTAGCTATGAAATGGAATTCAATGGCGTGAAGACAACCTACACAGGTGCAAACATTATTCAACACGCACCTATGTATACTTGCATTGGCAATCATGAGGTCATGGGTAGGTTAGCTAGAACCGACAGCTTAGATGGAGAGTTTAATGATACGATTCCTCGTGATGTTGCCCAAAGATTATATAGCGGTCAATCTTTAATTGACCACTCATTTAATACATATACCTATGAGGAGATTTTGACTTTACCCCAAAGTCGAGAGGGTGGTAAAAAATATTATGCTGTTACTTTTGGTGATGTGCGCTTAGTAGTTTTATACATTACTAATATGTGGCGAACTCCCAAGTTAGATGCCACTTACAATGGGAGATATAAAGAAGCTGAAAGCAATCTCAATCAGCCAGAAAACTGGGGTTATGGGCAGATCATTTATGAGCCAATTGCTCAAGGGAGTCAGCAATATAATTGGCTAGAAACAGAACTCAAGAGCATAGATTTTCAACAAGCAAAATATAAAATCGTCATGTTCCATCACCCACCCCATACTTTAGGTGATAATATCGTTCCTACCTACACTGATCCTGTACAAATTATTGAAAGGGACGCTGAAGGTAAAATCAAAGCTGTGCGTTATGAGTATCCCAAGGAATCAGATTATATTATTCGTGATGTCATTCCTTTATTAGAAGCTGCTCAAGTGCAATTAGTATTTTATGGTCATTCCCATCTATGGAATCGGTTTATTAGTCCTAGTGGAATGCACTTTTTAGAAACATCTAATGTTGGTAACTCTTATGGTGCTGCTTGGAGTGATAAAAAACGAGAAGTCCCATTTGGTTATCAAGAAGAATATACAGCTATAGGCGACCCTAATGGCTTAGAACCTGTGTTACCTACAATCAGCCATTTAGTAGATGAAAACGGTCAGTCTCTGCCTTATGTCGCCAGTAATGATATTACAGTTTTTAGTATATTTGAAACAGCAACGGGTACAATTAGTAGCTACCGTTTTGATACCCGCAAGCCTGATTCTGAAGTGGTCAAGTTTGATGAATTTAAATTGAAATAA
- a CDS encoding YqaE/Pmp3 family membrane protein — translation MDLVRILCAIFFPPLGVFLQVGIGKDFWINILLTIFGYIPGIVHAVWVIAKK, via the coding sequence ATGGATTTAGTGCGAATTCTGTGCGCGATTTTCTTCCCACCCTTGGGAGTATTTCTACAGGTAGGTATTGGTAAGGATTTTTGGATTAATATCTTGCTGACTATCTTTGGCTATATTCCTGGAATCGTTCATGCAGTGTGGGTAATTGCCAAGAAATAA
- a CDS encoding translation initiation factor, whose translation MSSSNSKSDKKQYAYREFGHDNPAATERPTPELPPNQQNVRVQATRAGRKGKTVTVITGFQTKPETLADLVKKLKTQCGTGGTVKDNEIEIQGDHKQKILEILLSLGYKAKISGG comes from the coding sequence ATGTCTTCCTCCAATTCCAAGTCTGACAAAAAGCAATACGCCTACCGCGAATTTGGTCACGATAACCCCGCCGCCACAGAACGACCTACCCCAGAACTACCACCAAATCAACAAAACGTCAGAGTCCAAGCCACCCGCGCCGGACGTAAAGGTAAAACAGTCACAGTCATCACTGGGTTTCAAACTAAACCAGAAACTTTGGCTGATTTGGTCAAAAAGCTCAAAACCCAGTGTGGTACAGGTGGCACAGTTAAAGATAATGAAATTGAAATTCAAGGCGACCACAAACAGAAAATTTTAGAAATTTTGCTTAGTCTAGGTTATAAAGCCAAAATTAGCGGCGGTTAG
- the trpB gene encoding tryptophan synthase subunit beta, producing MTTTPLSPSSPSTTQVPDIQGRFGRFGGKYVPETLMPALAELEAAYQQYRHDPSFQAELQQLLADYVGRATPLYFAERLTAHYARPDGTGAQIYLKREDLNHTGAHKINNALGQVLLAKRMGKQRIIAETGAGQHGVATATVCARFGLECVIYMGVHDMERQALNVFRMRLMGAEVRPVAAGTGTLKDATSEAIRDWVTNVETTHYILGSVAGPHPYPMMVRDFHAIIGQETRNQAMEKWGGLPDILMACVGGGSNAMGLFYEFVNEPSIRLIGVEAAGEGVNTEKHAATLTKGRVGVLHGAMSYLLQDEDGQVTEAHSISAGLDYPGVGPEHSYLKDIGRAEYYSVTDAEALEAFQRLSRLEGIIPALETSHAIAYLETLCPQLSGSPRIVINCSGRGDKDVQTVAKFLS from the coding sequence GTGACTACCACTCCCCTTTCTCCAAGTTCTCCCTCTACCACTCAAGTTCCCGATATTCAAGGACGCTTTGGACGCTTTGGCGGTAAGTACGTCCCGGAAACTTTAATGCCTGCTTTAGCGGAGTTAGAAGCAGCTTATCAGCAGTACCGCCATGATCCTAGTTTTCAAGCTGAACTCCAACAACTTTTAGCAGACTATGTAGGACGCGCCACACCGTTATATTTTGCGGAACGTCTAACAGCTCACTATGCTAGACCAGACGGTACAGGCGCACAAATTTATCTGAAGCGTGAAGATTTAAATCACACCGGCGCGCACAAAATTAATAATGCCCTCGGTCAAGTTTTGTTAGCCAAGCGCATGGGTAAACAGCGCATCATTGCGGAAACAGGCGCAGGACAACACGGTGTCGCAACTGCTACAGTGTGCGCTCGTTTTGGCTTGGAATGTGTGATTTATATGGGTGTTCACGATATGGAACGCCAAGCTTTAAACGTGTTTAGAATGCGGTTGATGGGTGCTGAAGTTCGTCCGGTTGCTGCTGGGACTGGGACTCTCAAGGATGCTACCTCTGAAGCTATCCGAGATTGGGTGACAAATGTGGAAACTACACATTACATCTTAGGTTCGGTAGCAGGCCCCCATCCTTACCCGATGATGGTACGCGATTTTCATGCGATCATCGGTCAAGAAACTCGCAATCAAGCTATGGAAAAATGGGGCGGTTTACCTGATATCCTCATGGCTTGTGTGGGTGGTGGTTCTAATGCGATGGGACTATTTTATGAGTTCGTCAATGAGCCTTCTATCAGGTTGATAGGCGTAGAAGCGGCTGGGGAAGGTGTGAATACAGAAAAACACGCTGCTACCTTGACTAAAGGACGAGTTGGTGTATTGCATGGGGCGATGAGTTACCTGTTGCAAGATGAAGACGGACAAGTAACGGAAGCGCACTCTATTAGCGCAGGGTTAGATTATCCTGGTGTCGGCCCTGAACACAGCTATTTAAAAGATATTGGTCGTGCTGAATACTATAGTGTGACTGATGCTGAGGCTTTGGAGGCATTCCAAAGATTATCTCGCCTAGAAGGAATCATACCAGCTTTGGAAACATCCCATGCGATCGCCTATCTAGAAACCCTATGTCCTCAACTTAGCGGTAGTCCCCGCATTGTCATTAACTGTTCTGGCCGTGGTGACAAGGATGTACAAACTGTAGCTAAGTTTTTAAGCTAG
- a CDS encoding CAP domain-containing protein — translation MLRTTIYSLALGSFVLASGASAVSLKTQPVQLKSTTTTYLLGQFFPGQYNRPPRPYNRPVQSFPQRPYNPETSNPGSFGGQPNQGFPGGQSNPGSSGGQPNQGFPSEPSNPSSSGGKSNSNAAAIEESVLNQINQYRASINLPALTRNSAIDEQARIHSQNMASGKVPFSHQGSTQRFQATGIAYKTASENVAYNQDRDAATSAVKGWLNSPGHLTNIKSNTNLTGIGVAVNGRGVVYLTQIFMRS, via the coding sequence ATGCTCCGAACGACAATTTATAGTCTTGCTTTAGGCAGTTTTGTTCTCGCCAGTGGAGCAAGTGCTGTTTCCCTAAAAACTCAACCTGTTCAGTTAAAGTCAACAACTACTACCTATCTTCTGGGACAATTTTTCCCAGGACAATATAATCGTCCTCCTAGACCGTATAATCGTCCTGTGCAGTCTTTTCCCCAAAGACCATATAATCCAGAAACATCAAATCCTGGCTCTTTTGGTGGACAACCAAATCAGGGTTTTCCTGGTGGACAATCAAATCCTGGTTCTTCCGGTGGACAACCAAATCAAGGTTTTCCTAGTGAACCATCAAATCCCAGTTCTTCTGGTGGAAAATCTAACTCGAATGCTGCTGCTATCGAAGAGTCAGTTCTCAACCAAATCAACCAATATAGAGCTTCCATAAATCTACCGGCACTGACACGCAATTCTGCTATCGATGAACAGGCTAGAATTCATAGCCAAAATATGGCTAGCGGTAAAGTTCCCTTTAGTCATCAGGGTTCTACACAGAGATTTCAAGCAACTGGTATTGCTTACAAAACCGCCAGTGAAAATGTTGCTTACAACCAAGATAGAGACGCAGCAACAAGTGCTGTAAAAGGCTGGTTAAACAGTCCAGGACACCTGACTAACATCAAAAGCAATACTAATTTGACTGGTATTGGTGTTGCAGTCAATGGCCGAGGTGTAGTTTATCTCACACAAATTTTCATGCGCTCATAG
- a CDS encoding CAP domain-containing protein gives MSRQPAFGIALSTLVLSGVLLAPSIPGHTSTQSPNDEQSLSAVSRQVATSNSYQTTALEKSVFEQINRYRVSRKLPKLTLNASITRQARIHSRNMARGQAPFSHEGFERRVYALPLRYKSAAENLAFNRGYNDPANQAVVGWLESPGHLKNIQGNYNLTGIGVATNQKGEVYLTQIFLRTP, from the coding sequence ATGTCCCGACAACCTGCTTTTGGCATCGCTTTAAGTACGCTTGTCCTTTCTGGAGTATTACTTGCTCCTTCGATACCAGGCCACACGTCTACACAGTCACCTAATGATGAGCAATCGTTGTCGGCTGTCTCTCGTCAAGTGGCTACCTCCAACAGCTATCAAACTACTGCTTTAGAGAAATCAGTGTTTGAGCAAATTAATCGTTATCGGGTATCAAGAAAGTTGCCAAAGCTAACCTTAAATGCTAGCATCACTCGCCAAGCCAGAATTCATAGTCGCAACATGGCTAGAGGTCAGGCACCATTTAGTCATGAAGGATTTGAGAGGAGAGTTTACGCTCTTCCCTTGAGGTACAAGAGTGCTGCGGAAAATCTCGCTTTTAATCGAGGATACAATGATCCTGCTAATCAAGCTGTGGTTGGCTGGTTAGAAAGTCCAGGACATTTGAAGAATATCCAAGGTAATTACAATCTTACAGGAATTGGTGTCGCTACGAACCAAAAAGGAGAAGTTTATCTCACACAGATTTTTCTGCGTACTCCCTAG
- a CDS encoding ribonuclease H-like domain-containing protein translates to MTLQDFQVSDRDLSDAALSQYLQSEVLAVDTETMGLLPQRDRLCLVQLCNSQGQVTAIRIAKGQTAAPNLKTLLEADNILKIFHFARFDVATLRYHLDIHVQPVFCTKIASKLARTYTNRHGLKDVVQELENVELDKSAQSSDWGNASNLSEAQLSYAANDVRYLIGVQQKLTAMLQREERWELAQQCFQVLPTIVALDLLQFKDLFEH, encoded by the coding sequence ATGACATTACAAGATTTTCAAGTAAGCGATCGCGATTTGAGTGACGCTGCGTTATCCCAATATTTACAATCGGAAGTATTGGCTGTTGATACGGAAACTATGGGATTGTTACCACAGCGCGATCGCTTGTGTCTAGTCCAGTTGTGTAATTCCCAAGGCCAAGTAACAGCTATTCGCATAGCCAAAGGACAAACAGCAGCACCCAATTTAAAAACGCTGCTAGAAGCTGATAATATCCTCAAAATATTTCACTTTGCACGGTTTGATGTTGCCACGTTACGTTACCATTTAGACATTCATGTGCAACCAGTTTTTTGTACTAAGATTGCTAGTAAATTAGCTCGTACTTACACCAATCGACATGGACTTAAGGATGTAGTGCAAGAGTTAGAGAATGTAGAACTCGATAAATCTGCTCAAAGTTCTGATTGGGGTAACGCCAGCAATTTATCTGAGGCGCAACTGAGTTACGCTGCTAATGATGTCCGTTATTTAATTGGTGTGCAACAGAAGTTAACCGCCATGTTACAAAGGGAAGAAAGATGGGAACTTGCTCAACAATGCTTTCAAGTTCTACCCACAATTGTTGCTCTGGATTTATTACAATTCAAAGATTTGTTTGAGCATTAG
- a CDS encoding rhodanese-like domain-containing protein, whose product MNNNLFGGVIPPQPPVEAKTDVHVVKSRLEWGEPAFTILDVRDRPTYNEGHIMGAMTMPIDEVVDRAVPSLDKSRDIYVYGATEQQTAEAARKLRSAGFEHISELQGGLAAWKAIGGPTEGIIESQTPAGADDYNVVDRLKNHVETQQKDV is encoded by the coding sequence ATGAATAACAATTTATTCGGTGGTGTAATTCCTCCACAACCCCCTGTAGAAGCAAAAACTGACGTTCATGTAGTTAAATCCCGTCTCGAATGGGGTGAACCGGCTTTTACAATTTTGGATGTCCGCGATCGCCCCACTTATAATGAAGGTCATATCATGGGTGCAATGACAATGCCAATAGATGAAGTGGTAGATCGTGCTGTACCCTCTTTAGATAAAAGCCGTGATATCTATGTCTACGGTGCAACAGAACAACAAACCGCAGAAGCAGCAAGAAAGCTTCGTTCTGCCGGTTTTGAACACATATCAGAACTCCAAGGCGGTTTAGCCGCATGGAAAGCAATTGGCGGCCCGACAGAAGGTATTATCGAATCCCAAACCCCCGCCGGTGCAGACGACTATAATGTTGTTGATCGCCTCAAGAATCATGTAGAGACACAACAAAAGGATGTGTGA
- a CDS encoding NACHT domain-containing NTPase — protein MTSRGLKASPEGIKAAKTALTDKTLSQQKLATALGITRQPVSKFFAGEPVSRSCFVQICQQLGLSWQQVAGMDYSDVSEITSSLTSQKADINALASELRQKYQEKIQDQCSTLQMLDVARAIPLEEIYTPVEVLPEVTSQKWRDIADLRENSPLNGNNNCNTLPGLEVVLRSPKLMLLGKSGSGKTTFLQYLAIACNQGKFQPHLVPVFVRLKEFAEDAQDEGEFNLLQYISHSLSCCDVDEKATLSILSRGSVLIILDGLDEVPLEHTDIVTREIRKFTQIYYKNQFVISCRISAYKYRFPGFTEVELADFNDKQIEIYVQNWLVEVAHQSVIDGETNSKLFIQNLNLPENQRIRELARVPLLLHLICLSFQAKGQFTFKQVNLYEQVLNVLLSRWDETRGIKRDDFYTNLNLSSKKKLIAHIAATTFTNGEYFFEQERIQQLLAEVLPNINNSSLQQSLTPLDHKSALQGLIFQDSLLVERARGVYSFAHLGLLEYLTARDVLEKSCNLVDESLINYITQERWYHVFLLIMNMLFRADEAIVYMSNHIADLVYHDEQIQAYLTWLNQKAKSVKINNNDTALRAFYFVCSAASGDIENYLFEWEFIGNLGFNSELALDKMLFNILNCIDDLKLAFDNNCSYTHIFNQARLLNITFDEAIDLVGDGEFKRELYQIKKQLPCTESNPDKFYLWWQANCNIWEKRLRDNLIKYRNIGHNWQWRDLQLGILKKYLYANKLIIDCLRIQVNIQKELKKQIEDKLFLAIADNQAQ, from the coding sequence ATGACAAGCCGAGGACTCAAAGCATCACCAGAAGGAATTAAAGCTGCAAAGACAGCTTTAACAGACAAAACCTTGAGTCAGCAAAAATTAGCCACAGCATTGGGTATCACACGCCAACCAGTATCTAAGTTTTTTGCGGGTGAACCTGTTTCTCGTAGTTGTTTTGTGCAAATTTGCCAACAACTAGGACTGTCTTGGCAACAAGTTGCTGGCATGGATTATTCTGATGTATCAGAAATTACATCTTCTCTGACTTCTCAAAAAGCTGATATCAATGCTCTAGCTAGCGAACTACGCCAAAAATATCAAGAAAAAATTCAAGATCAGTGCAGCACGCTACAAATGCTAGATGTGGCGCGAGCAATACCGCTAGAGGAAATTTACACTCCTGTGGAAGTATTACCAGAAGTAACGAGCCAAAAATGGCGCGATATAGCTGATTTGAGGGAGAATTCACCTTTGAATGGCAATAATAACTGCAATACATTACCAGGGTTAGAGGTTGTATTGCGATCGCCCAAGTTAATGTTACTGGGAAAATCTGGTTCTGGTAAGACTACATTTTTACAGTATTTGGCGATCGCTTGCAATCAAGGTAAATTTCAACCACACCTAGTTCCTGTGTTTGTGCGGTTAAAAGAATTTGCCGAAGATGCTCAAGATGAAGGAGAATTCAATCTTTTACAATACATCAGCCACAGTTTAAGTTGTTGTGATGTAGATGAGAAAGCCACTTTATCTATACTTAGTCGCGGCAGTGTTCTCATTATCTTAGATGGACTCGATGAAGTACCTTTAGAACACACAGATATAGTCACCAGAGAAATACGCAAATTTACTCAAATTTATTACAAAAATCAATTTGTCATTAGCTGTCGCATTTCTGCTTATAAATATCGGTTTCCTGGATTTACTGAGGTTGAGTTAGCAGATTTTAATGACAAACAAATAGAAATTTATGTTCAGAATTGGTTAGTTGAAGTGGCTCATCAATCTGTCATTGATGGAGAAACTAATAGTAAATTATTTATTCAAAACCTCAATTTACCAGAAAATCAGCGCATTCGAGAATTAGCCAGAGTCCCTTTATTGCTACATTTAATATGTTTATCATTTCAAGCTAAGGGGCAGTTTACATTCAAACAGGTGAATTTATATGAGCAAGTCTTGAATGTTTTACTGTCTCGCTGGGATGAAACCAGAGGGATTAAAAGAGATGATTTTTATACTAACTTGAATTTGAGTAGTAAGAAAAAATTAATTGCTCACATTGCTGCTACCACCTTTACTAATGGAGAGTATTTTTTTGAACAAGAAAGAATTCAACAATTGCTAGCTGAAGTCTTACCGAATATTAATAATTCTAGCCTACAGCAATCATTAACACCCCTAGACCACAAATCAGCTTTACAAGGACTGATTTTTCAAGATAGCTTACTAGTAGAAAGAGCCAGGGGTGTATACTCTTTTGCTCATTTAGGTTTATTAGAGTATCTTACAGCTAGAGATGTTTTAGAGAAGTCCTGTAATCTAGTTGATGAATCATTAATCAATTACATCACCCAAGAGCGTTGGTATCATGTATTTTTGTTGATCATGAATATGCTTTTTAGGGCTGATGAAGCTATCGTTTATATGAGTAATCATATTGCTGATCTTGTATATCATGATGAACAAATCCAAGCTTATCTTACCTGGTTAAATCAAAAGGCAAAGTCTGTAAAAATTAACAATAATGACACTGCTTTACGTGCATTTTACTTTGTTTGTAGTGCGGCTTCAGGCGATATAGAAAATTACTTATTTGAGTGGGAATTTATAGGTAATTTAGGATTTAATTCAGAATTAGCACTGGATAAAATGCTGTTTAATATTCTCAATTGTATTGATGATTTAAAATTAGCCTTTGACAATAACTGTAGTTATACTCATATTTTTAATCAAGCTCGTCTTTTGAATATTACTTTTGATGAAGCTATTGATTTAGTAGGAGATGGAGAGTTTAAGCGAGAACTTTACCAGATTAAGAAACAATTACCTTGTACAGAAAGTAATCCTGATAAATTTTATTTATGGTGGCAAGCAAACTGTAATATTTGGGAAAAAAGATTAAGAGATAATCTCATTAAATATCGCAATATTGGTCATAACTGGCAGTGGAGAGATTTACAATTAGGGATATTGAAAAAATACTTATATGCTAACAAATTAATCATCGATTGTTTGCGAATTCAGGTAAATATCCAAAAGGAGTTAAAAAAGCAAATAGAGGATAAATTATTTTTAGCAATTGCAGACAATCAAGCCCAATAA